One window of Amaranthus tricolor cultivar Red isolate AtriRed21 chromosome 13, ASM2621246v1, whole genome shotgun sequence genomic DNA carries:
- the LOC130797616 gene encoding plant intracellular Ras-group-related LRR protein 9-like, which yields MNSAMDLNPKNFPILSYVMSRLPSSISSFRSSSSPSSSTAHDIEQPAFSSSPSSSSSETFHDPLVESMPYLKDPEVMAAMREAVSEISQTRSILQVLGERPDHESIDISKSKLKEIESILASQLEEVALSSKLDDGDKEREKLEREKAMYKAVIQLDEMHDAYEKVLRNAEEKLMKVYDSAVREKTEGAVEDEHGEMVEEVNEEVVAVLKDENVEQVDLSGRKLRILPEAFGKLRHLVVLNLSSNQLQFIPDSIAGMEILEELNLSSNTLQSLPDSIGLLHNLKILNVSGNKLTALPDSICHCKSLVELDASFNNLAYLPTNLGLELVNLKKLLVQYNKIRSLPTSVGEMKSLQHLDLHFNELHGLPFTIAKLKNLLTLNLSGNFSDLKELPETFSELENLEELDLSNNQIHALPDTFGRLEKLRKINLDQNPIVIPPVEVVNAGVEAVKSFMVKRYNDLLLEEEERQKQQMQAEQETGWLKRSVSKINDVVTKASEYLGTPRSPRDPCLDQQL from the exons ATGAATTCCGCCATGGATCtaaaccctaaaaacttccCAATCCTCTCCTACGTAATGTCTCGTCTTCCATCTTCAATCTCATcttttcgttcttcatcgtctCCATCTTCGTCAACTGCTCACGACATCGAACAACCTGCGTtttcatcatcaccatcatcatcatcatcggaAACTTTCCATGATCCTCTTGTTGAAAGCATGCCATATCTCAAAGATCCTGAAGTTATGGCAGCTATGCGTGAAGCTGTTTCCGAGATCTCTCAAACTCGCTCcattcttcaagttcttggtgAACGTCCTGATCATGAATCTATTGATATTTCGAAATCGAAGCTCAAAGAAATTGAATCGATTCTTGCTTCGCAGCTTGAGGAGGTCGCGCTTTCTTCTAAACTGGATGATGGTGATAAGGAAAGGGAGAAATTGGAGAGGGAGAAAGCGATGTATAAGGCTGTTATTCAACTTGATGAAATGCACGATGCGTATGAGAAGGTGTTGAGGAATGCTGAAGAGAAATTAATGAAGGTTTATGATTCTGCTGTTAGAGAGAAGACAGAAGGAGCTGTTGAAGATGAGCACGGTGAAATGGTTGAGGAAGTTAATGAAGAAGTTGTTGCGGTTTTGAAGGATGAGAATGTTGAGCAGGTTGATTTGTCTGGGAGAAAATTAAGAATTCTTCCTGAAGCTTTTGGAAAACTTCGTCATCTTGTTGTTCTAAATTTGTCCAGCAATCAACTCCAG TTTATCCCTGACTCGATAGCTGGAATGGAAATCCTTGAAGAGTTGAATCTGTCCTCCAATACTCTGCAATCACTGCCAGACTCCATTGGCCTGCTGCATAACTTGAAGATCCTCAATGTTTCTGGCAACAAGCTGACTGCCCTTCCTGACAGCATCTGTCACTGCAA GTCGCTGGTGGAGTTGGATGCAAGTTTCAATAACCTCGCATACTTACCAACTAACTTAGGTTTGGAGTTGGTTAACTTGAAAAAACTTCTAGTTCAGTACAACAAGATCCGCTCTCTTCCTACATCCGTTGGAGAAATGAAATCTCTGCAACACCTGGATCTGCACTTCAATGAGCTTCACGGACTTCCTTTCACAATAGCAAAACTTAAGAATCTTCTGACCTTAAATCTGAGCGGTAATTTTAGTGACTTGAAGGAACTACCTGAGACATTCAGCGAATTAGAAAATCTAGAGGAACTAGACTTGAGCAACAACCAGATTCATGCACTTCCCGATACATTTGGCAGGCTAGAGAAATTGAGGAAGATCAATTTGGATCAAAACCCGATTGTCATTCCTCCCGTTGAGGTTGTGAATGCTGGGGTTGAAGCAGTGAAGAGTTTCATGGTGAAGAGATATAATGATCTCTTattggaggaagaagaaagacAAAAGCAACAGATGCAAGCAGAACAAGAGACTGGATGGCTAAAACGAAGTGTTTCTAAGATTAATGATGTTGTTACAAAAGCTTCCGAATATCTTGGAACTCCTCGAAGTCCTCGTGACCCTTGCCTTGATCAGCAGCTATGA
- the LOC130797898 gene encoding cyclin-dependent kinase B2-2-like encodes MEITGEKKVLSAMDAFEKLEKVGEGTYGKVYRAREKATGKIVALKKTRLHEDEEGVPPTTLREVSLLRMLSRDPHIVRLLDVKQGQNKEGKTVLYLVFEYMETDLKKYIRSFRNTGDNVPHPIIKSLMFQLCKGVAFCHGHGVIHRDLKPHNLLMDRKTLTLKIADLGLARAFVIPIKKYTHEILTLWYRAPEVLLGTTHYSCGVDMWSVGCIFAELVNNQALFCGDSELQQLLHIFRLLGTPNEQMWPGVTKLKDWHEYPQWSPKDLSLAVPGLEKHGVDLLSKMLIYEPSKRISAKKAMEHPYFDDLDKTNL; translated from the exons ATGGAAATAACAGGAGAAAAAAAAGTGTTGTCCGCCATGGATGCGTTTGAAAAGCTTGAGAAAGTAGGAGAAGGAACTTATGGAAAAGTATATCGAGCGAGAGAGAAAGCTACTGGGAAAATTGTCGCTCTCAAGAAAACTCGTCTTCATGAAGACGAGGAAGGTGTTCCTCCTACAACACTCCGTGAAGTTTCCTTGCTTCGTATGCTTTCTCGCGATCCTCATATCGTCAG gcTGCTAGACGTGAAGCAAGGACAAAACAAAGAGGGAAAAACTGTTCTGTACCTTGTGTTTGAGTACATGGAAACCGACCTTAAGAAGTACATCCGTAGCTTTCGGAACACTGGGGATAATGTACCTCATCCAATAATTAAG AGTTTAATGTTCCAACTTTGCAAAGGTGTTGCTTTTTGCCATGGTCATGGAGTCATCCACAG AGACCTTAAGCCACACAATCTTTTGATGGACCGTAAAACTCTGACCCTCAAGATTGCTGATCTCGGCCTTGCTCGAGCATTTGTGATACCCATCAAGAAATACACTCATGAG ATACTAACGCTGTGGTACCGAGCCCCAGAGGTTCTCCTGGGCACTACACATTACTCTTGTGGTGTTGACATGTGGTCTGTAGGCTGTATATTCG CTGAGCTAGTGAACAATCAAGCCCTTTTTTGTGGAGACTCAGAGCTGCAGCAACTCCTCCACATTTTCAG GTTGCTGGGTACCCCAAATGAGCAAATGTGGCCAGGAGTGACCAAACTGAAGGACTGGCATGAATACCCTCAATGGAGTCCTAAAGACTTATCGTTGGCTGTTCCTGGACTGGAAAAACATGGAGTTGATTTGCTCTCT AAAATGTTGATCTATGAACCCTCCAAGAGAATTTCCGCTAAGAAAGCTATGGAGCATCCTTACTTTGATGATTTGGACAAGACTAACCTGTAA